Proteins from one Verrucomicrobiia bacterium genomic window:
- the cas7u gene encoding type I-U CRISPR-associated RAMP protein Csb1/Cas7u produces MNKDITRFDKYLTSGGPAALVIREHLVPVEGPDAALFPPTFAASPADGFPGGYNIDGEGNEPKIALIDTVGAQSNRIEPMFAEPEYAALVPQVVIQAGVKFVNLLHASHRAGDAIVRCTPLQTELEAAFKELLNGNATALAKIAPTSLVFGVWDSRKTQAKMPRLIASTIRAYDVRRLTRHAQFNPTMDYVAEGVLAEPEDLRDSEGKVIGKHPFAQRGFTHVPVGKKENTHGGVIADGGIRRDATLALAALNLIKAGSDKEATLRLQRYILGLALVAFTRLPGGYVRQGTLLVSDTREGMGRESSEVYPDGKRVTFTVTHEQALAFAKDAAGAFGVGENRNVVFEPKLAALDLKEADKAGKGGKKGKGKKADATDSGTEAEQNADAKSE; encoded by the coding sequence ATGAACAAAGACATCACTCGATTCGACAAATACCTCACCAGCGGCGGCCCTGCGGCGCTGGTCATTCGCGAACACCTCGTCCCGGTTGAAGGGCCAGACGCTGCCCTGTTTCCCCCAACCTTCGCGGCGTCACCCGCCGACGGTTTTCCCGGCGGCTACAACATTGATGGCGAAGGAAACGAGCCGAAGATTGCGCTGATTGACACGGTGGGTGCCCAATCGAACCGCATCGAGCCGATGTTCGCTGAGCCGGAATATGCCGCGCTTGTGCCGCAAGTTGTCATCCAAGCAGGCGTGAAATTCGTGAATCTGCTTCACGCGAGCCACCGAGCGGGTGATGCCATTGTCCGCTGCACCCCGCTCCAGACTGAATTGGAAGCTGCGTTCAAGGAATTGCTCAATGGCAATGCCACGGCGCTGGCGAAAATCGCCCCCACGTCACTCGTCTTCGGTGTTTGGGACTCCCGCAAAACTCAGGCGAAAATGCCACGGCTCATCGCCTCGACGATTCGCGCCTACGACGTCCGCCGACTCACCCGCCATGCTCAGTTCAATCCCACAATGGACTACGTTGCGGAAGGAGTCTTGGCCGAACCGGAGGATCTTCGGGATTCGGAAGGCAAAGTCATCGGCAAACATCCGTTCGCCCAGCGCGGCTTCACTCATGTGCCGGTCGGCAAAAAGGAAAATACTCACGGCGGCGTCATCGCCGACGGAGGAATCCGGCGGGATGCAACACTCGCACTCGCGGCGCTGAACCTCATCAAAGCTGGCTCCGACAAAGAAGCTACGCTGCGGCTCCAGCGATACATCCTTGGACTGGCGCTCGTCGCGTTCACGCGGCTGCCTGGTGGTTACGTCCGGCAGGGGACCCTGCTTGTGTCCGATACCCGCGAAGGAATGGGACGGGAATCAAGTGAGGTCTATCCTGACGGCAAGCGTGTGACGTTCACAGTGACTCACGAACAAGCATTGGCTTTCGCCAAGGATGCAGCGGGGGCTTTTGGAGTTGGTGAGAATCGCAACGTCGTCTTTGAACCAAAACTTGCCGCGCTCGACCTCAAAGAAGCCGACAAGGCTGGCAAAGGCGGGAAGAAAGGGAAGGGAAAGAAAGCTGATGCAACCGACTCCGGCACGGAAGCTGAACAGAACGCTGACGCGAAATCCGAGTAA
- the csb2 gene encoding type I-U CRISPR-associated protein Csb2: MPDFLCISIRFLGGAFHGRADHGETEWPPSPLRLYQAIVAASAARWNERGRLQHADAALRWLEQLPPPVIVAPPKQERQGYQLYVPDNVADLVAKQWSAGKYFDGKNHPIDISGYRTEKSVRPLAVPDEAAVHYVWPLAAAPAGFDEHRETLTTAVRSITHVGWGVDLVVADVSMLDESAVRSLKGERWQPGTDGAGTPLRTPATGTLDDLNRRHHAFLNRITANGGLVPVPPLTVFGITDYCSDLQAPKAPQAVFVLRKPDDSGFRAYDSARRGLHVGGMFRHTACKQEVVRSVGWSNDDARRIILGHGETPGGEHKPVEGGRVVFVPLPSIEVREGGERVVGSVRRVLVTARGNLTPEEFRRFTTRLDGQELTDEKSQETAALIFRHNENDGAIRPYFEQSATWATVTPVILPGYDDPRKLRQRLNANDSPPLTAEGKAELLCKLDQRIELLLRKAIRQAGFSEAMAQQAELDWRSSGFWPGVPLASQYAVPEQHRRFRRLHVRITWRSSDGQRLKVRGPICIGGGKHSGLGLFAAFDDSTHP; encoded by the coding sequence ATGCCGGATTTTCTTTGCATCAGCATCCGCTTTCTCGGCGGGGCGTTCCACGGGCGCGCCGACCACGGCGAAACCGAGTGGCCACCTTCGCCGTTGCGGCTTTACCAGGCCATCGTCGCCGCGTCCGCCGCGCGTTGGAACGAGCGCGGGCGGTTGCAACACGCCGACGCAGCACTCCGCTGGCTAGAACAACTGCCGCCGCCCGTCATCGTCGCACCGCCAAAACAGGAGAGGCAAGGCTACCAACTCTACGTTCCTGACAATGTCGCCGACCTAGTGGCAAAGCAGTGGTCGGCGGGTAAGTATTTCGACGGCAAAAACCACCCGATAGACATCTCCGGCTATCGCACCGAAAAATCCGTCCGCCCGCTCGCGGTTCCCGACGAAGCGGCAGTGCATTACGTTTGGCCGCTGGCCGCTGCGCCCGCCGGCTTCGACGAGCATCGCGAAACTCTCACCACCGCCGTCCGCTCCATCACTCATGTCGGCTGGGGTGTGGATTTGGTGGTCGCGGATGTTTCGATGCTTGATGAAAGCGCGGTGCGGAGTTTGAAAGGAGAACGCTGGCAACCTGGCACAGATGGCGCAGGCACGCCGCTCCGCACTCCCGCTACCGGCACGCTGGACGACCTCAATCGTCGTCACCATGCGTTTCTAAATCGTATCACCGCGAACGGTGGGCTCGTTCCCGTCCCGCCGCTCACCGTTTTCGGCATCACGGACTACTGCTCCGACTTGCAAGCACCGAAGGCACCACAAGCCGTGTTTGTGTTGCGAAAGCCGGACGACAGCGGCTTCCGCGCTTACGACTCGGCGCGGCGCGGCTTGCATGTCGGAGGAATGTTCCGCCACACCGCGTGCAAGCAGGAGGTCGTGCGCAGCGTTGGTTGGAGCAATGACGACGCTCGCCGCATCATTCTCGGGCATGGCGAAACCCCTGGTGGCGAACACAAGCCCGTCGAGGGAGGACGTGTCGTCTTCGTGCCCCTGCCAAGCATTGAAGTGCGCGAGGGCGGCGAACGTGTCGTCGGCAGCGTCCGCCGCGTCCTCGTGACTGCGCGCGGCAATCTCACACCGGAAGAGTTTCGCCGTTTCACCACACGTCTCGATGGACAGGAACTCACCGACGAGAAATCGCAGGAAACCGCCGCGCTCATTTTCCGCCATAACGAAAACGACGGAGCGATTCGCCCCTACTTCGAGCAGTCTGCGACTTGGGCCACCGTCACGCCCGTCATCCTTCCCGGCTACGACGACCCGCGAAAATTACGGCAACGACTCAACGCCAATGATTCTCCGCCGCTCACCGCCGAGGGAAAAGCGGAACTCCTCTGCAAACTGGATCAGCGAATCGAATTGCTTCTGCGAAAAGCAATCCGCCAAGCGGGATTCTCGGAGGCGATGGCGCAACAAGCCGAACTCGACTGGCGCAGTTCCGGCTTTTGGCCTGGCGTGCCATTGGCATCGCAATATGCCGTGCCCGAACAGCACCGTCGTTTTCGCCGACTGCATGTGCGTATTACTTGGCGCTCTTCCGATGGTCAGAGGCTCAAAGTCCGCGGGCCAATTTGCATTGGTGGGGGCAAGCATTCCGGGTTGGGATTGTTTGCCGCCTTTGATGATTCAACTCACCCATAA
- the cas1 gene encoding CRISPR-associated endonuclease Cas1, which yields MNDKDPSAPSENCLSEPESSPKPRGLSPGTSRAKPHDNPQPRESTTEPNQLKIVLRVAPAETPPSEPSEPLDEISALHVTSPSPSQNSDLRITVPRETLERKVRVEGEPQQIPARMMNEFVYCQRLFYYEFVEGVFVENADTLRGNAIHQRVDSGNGALPAAKKKAKAENKEPDDKSGDAASSSESNEEPETIHSRSVQMGSERLGIVAKMDLVESKTEKDDLLSALEVCPVDYKAGAPKEGEETNELWDTDKMQLGLQALILRDNGYTCNEGVIYYRATKQRVRLPITPELENWILHQITNAKHVIAGSIPAPLVHSSKCVRCSLAPVCLPDETRMLTQSSVKTEADVSAEAPRRLIAARDDTRPLYLNTPGYRVGCKDEVLTIKDKDKLIDEVRMRDVSHVALFGNVQISTQAIQSLCEQEVPVTYFSMGGWFYGITRGHALKNVFLRMEQFRLARDEKTSLSLARQFVHGKIRNHRTLLMRNHLEPPEATITKLKRASEDALTANSIEELLGIEGSAASQYFQQFGGMVKVEDDLPGLGIQVENTKQRTFNFNFNHRNRRPPTDPVNAMLSLAYSMLAKDCTLAALAVGFDPYLGFYHQPRFGRPALGLDLMEEFRPLIAESTVLSCINNRVVTDKDFVKAGQAVNLSAPGRKRFFQTYEQRMSSLITHPLFDYKVSYRRALELQARLLAKTLTGEITEYIPLMTR from the coding sequence ATGAACGACAAAGACCCATCGGCTCCATCCGAAAATTGTTTGAGTGAACCGGAATCGTCACCGAAGCCAAGGGGTCTTTCTCCAGGCACATCGAGAGCAAAACCACACGACAATCCGCAGCCGCGCGAATCCACAACTGAACCAAATCAGTTGAAGATTGTGCTGCGCGTCGCACCAGCCGAAACGCCACCGAGCGAACCGTCAGAGCCTCTTGATGAAATCTCGGCTCTGCACGTCACAAGTCCTTCGCCGTCTCAGAACTCAGATTTGCGGATAACCGTGCCTCGGGAAACCCTGGAACGCAAAGTTCGCGTGGAAGGCGAACCACAGCAGATTCCCGCTCGCATGATGAACGAGTTCGTTTATTGCCAGCGGCTGTTTTATTACGAGTTTGTGGAAGGCGTATTTGTCGAAAACGCAGATACGTTGCGAGGCAACGCGATTCATCAGCGGGTGGATTCAGGAAATGGCGCTCTGCCAGCCGCTAAAAAGAAAGCAAAAGCCGAAAACAAAGAACCTGACGACAAATCCGGCGATGCCGCATCTTCGAGTGAGAGTAATGAGGAGCCGGAAACGATTCATTCGCGTTCAGTGCAGATGGGGTCGGAACGTTTGGGCATTGTGGCAAAGATGGATTTAGTGGAATCCAAGACGGAAAAAGACGATCTGCTGTCTGCATTGGAAGTCTGCCCGGTGGATTACAAAGCGGGTGCGCCGAAAGAAGGCGAGGAAACGAACGAACTCTGGGATACGGACAAAATGCAGCTTGGATTGCAGGCATTGATTCTCCGCGACAACGGTTACACCTGTAACGAAGGTGTTATTTACTATCGCGCCACCAAACAGCGGGTTCGTTTACCAATCACCCCCGAACTGGAGAACTGGATTCTTCACCAAATCACCAATGCAAAGCATGTCATTGCCGGATCAATTCCAGCGCCATTGGTTCATTCGTCTAAATGCGTGCGCTGCTCCCTCGCGCCGGTTTGTCTGCCAGACGAAACGCGGATGCTGACACAAAGCTCGGTTAAAACTGAAGCCGATGTTTCCGCTGAAGCGCCGCGTCGGTTGATAGCTGCACGGGATGATACACGGCCGTTGTATCTCAACACGCCGGGTTATCGCGTCGGGTGCAAAGACGAGGTTCTGACGATCAAGGACAAGGACAAGTTGATTGACGAAGTGCGGATGCGAGACGTGTCGCACGTGGCACTATTCGGCAATGTGCAGATTTCGACGCAGGCTATTCAGTCGCTATGCGAACAGGAAGTGCCGGTGACGTATTTCTCGATGGGTGGTTGGTTTTATGGCATCACACGCGGCCATGCCCTGAAGAATGTATTTCTCCGCATGGAACAATTTCGCCTCGCAAGAGATGAAAAAACCTCTTTGTCGCTCGCGCGGCAGTTTGTCCATGGGAAAATTCGGAATCATCGCACGCTGCTGATGCGCAATCATCTTGAACCGCCAGAAGCAACGATCACAAAGCTCAAACGTGCATCGGAAGACGCGTTGACGGCGAACTCCATCGAAGAACTGCTTGGTATCGAAGGATCTGCGGCCAGCCAGTACTTCCAACAGTTCGGAGGTATGGTGAAAGTAGAAGACGATCTTCCGGGATTGGGCATACAGGTTGAGAACACCAAACAACGCACGTTCAACTTCAACTTTAATCATCGCAATCGTCGCCCTCCTACCGATCCCGTCAACGCAATGCTGTCGCTCGCTTACAGCATGTTAGCGAAAGACTGCACACTAGCAGCGCTGGCTGTGGGATTCGATCCTTACCTGGGGTTCTACCATCAACCACGTTTTGGACGTCCTGCGTTGGGATTGGATTTGATGGAGGAATTCCGTCCGCTCATTGCGGAATCCACGGTGTTGAGTTGTATCAATAACCGCGTGGTTACGGATAAGGATTTTGTCAAAGCCGGCCAAGCTGTGAATCTTTCCGCTCCGGGGCGAAAGCGGTTCTTTCAAACCTACGAACAGCGAATGAGTTCGCTGATCACACATCCGCTCTTCGATTACAAGGTTAGCTATCGTCGGGCTCTGGAATTACAAGCCCGGTTGCTGGCAAAAACATTGACCGGTGAAATCACAGAATACATTCCTTTGATGACGAGGTAA
- the cas2 gene encoding CRISPR-associated endonuclease Cas2 yields MRTTYLVCYDVANDKRLRKVFKTCSNFGDHLQFSVFECDLNPSEKIELETALSDIINHDEDQVIFVGLGPAEGRGDRVITALGLPYVKLDAPCYVV; encoded by the coding sequence ATGCGCACGACCTATCTGGTTTGCTACGACGTAGCCAATGACAAGCGGCTGCGGAAAGTTTTCAAGACGTGTAGTAATTTTGGCGATCATCTCCAGTTCTCGGTGTTCGAGTGCGATTTGAATCCATCAGAAAAGATTGAATTGGAAACTGCTTTGAGCGACATAATCAACCACGATGAGGATCAGGTGATCTTTGTCGGATTAGGGCCTGCAGAAGGTCGAGGTGATCGGGTGATCACTGCTTTGGGATTGCCCTACGTGAAGCTGGATGCGCCATGCTACGTGGTGTGA